ATGTTGGGGCCCTGTCGGGTTATCTGCCGTGGCTTGTCACGTTTCTTCGCGAGATCGGGGTGCAGCCAGTGGTGCTGCGCTCGGACAGCCGGTCGCTGGCAAGGGGCGAGGAGCGGTGTTTTTCCTTTGATGCCTGTGCGCCGGTGAAGGTCGCCCATGCCGTAGCCGACGCGGATGTCGATACGCTGGTCTTCCCGAAGTTCCTGAATCTCCATGACCGGGAAGGTGTCGGTGGCCGGACCTGCCCGATGGAGCAGGGCATGGCCGACATGGTCAATCAGGCCCTCGCGGCCCGTGGCCGGTCGATCGAATTCATCAAGCCGGTCCTGAACCTCAGGGATGGCTTCCTGCACCCCCGCCTGCTGGGCCGGCTTCACTGGCTGGTGAAGGAGCTGGGAGCAGATCTAGCCCGGGTTCCGGAGGCAGCCCATCAGGCCGCCGGAGTCCAGCGCAGATATGAGCTCGAACTGGCAGAAATCGGCCAGCGAACACTGGACTACGGCCGCCAGCACGGGATCCCGGTGGTTGCGATTATCGGCTCCCTGCATGTGATCTTTGACCGGGCGGTGAATGCCAGCATTCCGGACCTGCTGCGTCAGAACGGCGTGCTGCCTCTGCCGATGGACTGTTTCCCGGTCCCGGAGTGGATATCCCCGCTGCCCCGTGTGGTGTGGGAGGATGCCAACCGTGCGCTTCGCACGGCGCTGGGTGCCAGGGAACGTGGCGATGTGTTTCCGCTGCTCCTGTCGTCCTTTGGCTGCGGTCCCGCCTCGTTTACCGAGCATTTTTTCCGTCACCTCATGGAAGGGTATCCCCATACGGCACTGGAGAGCGACGGCCATGGAGGCTCGGCCGGATTTGTCACGCGCATCCAGGCGTTCCTGCATACGGTCCGCCAGTATCCCGGCGGTCCTTCAGCGGTGGACACCAGCCGGCTGAAGCTGTTTGAGCCGCTGAAGCGGCCTCCGCTTTCCAGCGAAAGGGACTCCCGGATAGTCGTTTTCCCGATCGCCGATCAGGTGGGGCCGATCATTGCGGCGGTGTACCGTTCACATGGGTACGATGCCGTTTCGTCAGGACCAACATCTCCTGCCGCCCTGGCGGCGGGCCGCCGGGACTGTTCCGGAAAGGAATGCGTTCCCTATCAGCTGATATGGGGATCGTTCCGGAATTATCTGGAGGAAAATCCGGGGGACAAGCGAACGGTCCTCCTTCAGGTGACCGGTAATGGCGCATGCCGTAACTGCAACTTCTCCATCAAGGACCAGATGTCGGTTGCCCGGATGGGCCTGTCGGACCGTGTGGGACTTCGGCATGCCGAGCCGGAAAAGGAGTTCCAGTCGGCTTTCATGTCGAGGTTCTGGACCGGAACCCTGACGTGGGATCTCCTCAACCAGCTGGTCGCCTATTACCGGCCCTATGAGTCCGAACCAGGAATGGCCGAGCGGATTTACCGGGAATACTGCGGGGAAATGATCCGGATTCTGGAGCAGCCGGTCCAGCCGGGGCTGGGAGGGATTCTGAAAGCGTTCCGCGGCGTCCGGAACCTGGAAGGACTGGTCAGGCAGGCCGCCCAGCGGTTTGCTGATCTGGAAAAACACGCGGGAAGGTCACAGCCACTCAGGACCGTATTCCTTACGGGAGACATATACGTACGTCTGGATGATTTCGCCAGCGACGGCATCGTTCGCCGGCTGAATGACCGGGGGCTGCGTGTCATTGTCGAACCGCTCTGGATTCTGGCCGAGTATCTGGCCGAAGAGCGCTCCTCCGAGCTGGTGGGTCTTCCGAGGGGAATTGTCGAAAACACCCTGATGAAAACCGCAATGCGAAAGACCCGTGAGCGCTTCTATGAAGCCGCCAGGACTTACTGCCCGTGGCTCCCGTCGCCGGATATCCCGTCAATGATCGAAAAGGCCCGCCCCATCATCGACCGCCACCCCAGGGGCGAGGCGCCGATCACCGTCGGCAGTGTGCTTCATAACTGGGAGGAGGGAATCGCCGACGGAGTGGTCGTTGTCGGTCCCTGGGGATGCGGGCCGGCGCTCATTGCCGAGAGCCTGCTCAAGCATCAGCGGGAGATCCCCATGCTGTTTGTTTACAACGATGGTTCGCCCATCGATGAGCGGAGGCTGAACGGCTTTGCATTCCGGTTGCGCCGCCAGGAAGCCCGAAGCCCGTCTGCGGAAACAGGCGGCCGCCGGGTAGAAGCCGCCGCGAGAGGATAGGAAGCGATGGTTGCAAGAAAAGCAGTATCAGAAAAAGCGTCAAAGGCGGTCACGCCTGCGGTCGTGCCGCCGGTGTACATCATCGGTGCCGGCATGCTCCGGTTCGGAAAATACCAGGACCGCAGTATCAAGGATCTGGCAGCCGAAGCGGTCAGGACTGCGCTTAAGGATGCGGGACTCGAAAAGGACCGGATCGAAGCGCTCTGGTTCGCCAACAGCGGCTGGGGAATGAACGGTGGACAGGACTGTATCCGTGGCCAGGTCGCCCTCCGCCCGTCGGGTGTGGAGGATATTCCCATCGTCAATGTGGAAAATGCATGCGCGGGCGGGGCGACTGCACTGAATGGGGCATTCCTCGGCATCGCGAGCGGGCAGTATGACGTCGCCATGGCCGTCGGCGCGGAGAAGGTGTTTCAGCCGGACAGGATCAAGATGTTCGCCAGTTTCATCGGCGCACTCGATGTCGAGAACCTGGAGAGCCTGATCGAGCAGGCCAGGAGTGCCGGCCGCGAAACCGGGCTTCCACCGCCGCCGGCATCGGTGGCGGCCCACCCGCCGAGATCGCTTCCCGATCAGCTGAAGGGACTTGCCCAGAAAGGTCGGGAGCTTCCGGTTCTTGTCCGTAACCTGATCGTCATCACGGATCACTACCAGATCGATCTCTGGAAGCTGGTCCGGCAGAACGTCGAGGCACGTTTCAGGAAGGGAGCCGGGGCTTCCAGTGGCGGCATGGACCACAGCCCGTTCATGGACGTTTATGCAATGGCCTGTCGCCGCCACATGAAAAAATATGGCTCGACACAGCGGCAACTGGCCGTCATCGCGGCAAAAAACCACAGCCACAGTGCGGTTAATCCCCTTGCCCAGATCCAGAAGCCAATGACGGTCGATCAGGTGATGGCTGACAAGTCCATCGCCTGGCCGCTGACGCGCTCCATGTGCGCTCCAATCGGGGATGGAGCGGCTGCCGCGATAGTCTGTTCCGGGCGGTTTTTCCGAAAGCTGCAGGACCGCCAGCGGGCGGTGCGAATCCTGGCATCGGCCATCGGTTCTGGCCGGAACCGGTCGGAAGACGAGCCGGATATCGGCGAGCGGCTCAGCCGCCGCGCATACGCCGTCGCAGGCATCGGCCCCGGTGACGTGAATCTGGCCGAATGCCATGACGCCACCGCATTTGGGGAGCTTCACCAGAGCGAAGCGCTGGGTTTCTGTGAAGAAGGCAAAGGCGGGGAGCTGGCCGAGTCCGGTGCGACCCGGATCGGCGGGCGTATCCCGCTTAACACCAGTGGCGGCCTCGAATCCCGTGGGCATCCCATCGCCGCGTCGGGCCTTGCCCAGATTTACGAGGTCGTCACGCAGCTCAGGGGAGAAGCCGGAGAGCGCCAGGTTGAAGGGGCACGGATCGGCCTGACGCAGAATGGCGGTGGTGCGCTTGGCGTCGAGGAGGCGGCCATGGGGATTCACATTCTTGAGCGTGTAGCCGCCAGGAGATGAGTATGCAGGAAGCGGGACTTCGTGAATCTCTGGAACTGGTGCAAGGGCGCCTGAGGGCGGCTGGCATGGCTGGCCGTGCGCTGGCACGCACGATTGCCGGAGAGATTCGTGAAGGGACGCTCGCCGGGACCGTCCGGGAAACCATCCGGTCGAAACGGCTCGCTTTTGCCGGAGAGAGCACATACTCGGAGCTTCTGGAAAAAAGGGCGGCCGAAGATCCGGATGCCGTGTTTCTACGGTTCGGAAACCAGCAGATAACCCGGAACTCCCTGAACTGCCATGCGAACGGTGTCGCCAATGGTCTGCGGGACATGGGCGCGCTGGCGGGCGAAAACGCCGCCATTCTTTGCCCCAACTGTCCGGAATACCTGTATGTGTTTTTCGGACTCCAGAAACTCGGAATGGGCGCGGTCCCGGTCAATACCGCGCTTGTCGGAGACGGGCTGACATATGTGATCGACAATTCCGAGTCGAAATACCTCTTTGTGCATGAGGCGAACCTGCCACAGGTGATGGCCATTCGTGACCGGCTTCCCAGACTGAAGGATATTGTCATCATTCCGGGCAACCTCCGGACAGCGCCAGAACTGGCTTCCGCGCCGCGGCTGATGCCGCGCCTGGACGAGTTCTTTGCTTCCTGTTGCGAACGGCCGTTTGAGGGCTACGGAGCCAATCCCGACGACGTGGCACTGATTCTTTACACATCGGGGACGACGGGGCTCCCCAAGGGTGTCGTCTACCGGTACCGCGACTCGAACGTGAAGCTGATGCGGCTTCTGGCGAATCTGCTCTACAGCGAAAAGGACATCCTCTACACCTGTCTGCCGCTGTTCCATGCAAATGCGCTGCTTCTGTCGACCATGCAGGCCCTGAATGCCGGTGCCCAGCTCGCACTGGGAACCCGGTTCAGCGCAAGCCGTTTCTGGCGGGAAGTGGCCCATTACAAGGCGACAACTTTCAACACGCTGGGGGCGATGATTCCGATCCTGCTGAAGCAGCCGCCATCGGAAGATGACTGGAGGCACAGGGTAAATCTGGTCGTCAGTGCGGCTTGTCCCGCCGACGCATGGCGTCCGTTCGAACGCCGCTTCGGGGTCCGGCTGGTAGAAGCCTATGCAGCAGTCGATGGAGGCGGATTCCTGACGCTGAACATGGGAAATGCGCCTGTTGGCTCCATCGGGAAGCCGCTGGGCGGAGCCAGATACCGGCTTCTTGCAGAAGACGGACGAGAGGCGGTTCCGGGCGAGCCGGGCGAGCTGGTGGTCTCCATGAGCGGGAAAACTTCCCGGAAGGTCGAATACTTCCGCAACGAGGATGCCACGCGGCAGAAAACCCGCGACGGATGGCTGCATACCGGTGATCTGCTCTACCGCGACCGGCGCGGGTACCTCTACTTCGTTGGCCGCAATACCGATTCGATGCGCCGGCGGGGGGAGAACGTCTCCGCCTACGAGGTCGAAAGCATCCTGTCGAAACATCCGGACGTTCTGGAATGTGCCGTATTCGGTGTTCCGTCCGAGCTGGGCGAGCACGACATCATGGCGGTGGTGGTTCCGATCGAGGGGCGGGCACCTGCCCCGGCAGAGATACGGGCGTTCATGACGGACAAGATCGCCCGGTATGCGCTTCCCCGGTACATCGAGATCGTTCCCGAACTTCCCAAGACCGAAACCCACCGGGTCCAGAAGAATGTCCTGAAGGCCAGGGGCGTAACGGCAGCAACCTGGGATGCAGAGAAGGCGGCCGCATGAATATGACGGCAAGGAGAGACGGCTATGAGCAGCAAGACTGACCGCTCCGGCGTTCCGGGTCATCTGGGTTTCGACGAGATGTTCCCCACACTTGTCTACCTTCGCAAGTACAGGCCGAAGGCCATTGCCGAGATCGAAGAGGTTTTCGAGAAGGCCCGGCGGTTTCGCAGGTTGTATATCGACCCGAATGCTCTCCGTATTGACCGTGCGGTCATGAATGATCCGCACTACATCGCCAGGGATCTGGTCCGTTATACCGCGAATGACCGGTTCTTCACGATCATGGTGCCTAAAATGTTCGGCGGAGTGGGCTACTCCTTCGGCGCCATGATGATCGGGATGGAAGAACTGGCGGCGGGTTGTCTGGGTATTGCCAACCTGATGGGGGTGCATGGCCTTGCGCTCTCGACGGTGGCGGCGACGGGCGATCTGGGACACATGGAAACGATCTGCCGGGAACTGTCCGAAAGCGAAAGATCCGGGGATCCCGCGCTGCTTTCGACGGCGATTACCGAGCCCAGCGCCGGGACCGACGTCGAGGATATAGAGCTGCTGCGCAAGGCGCGGCTTGCCTGTGAGGCCACTCCGGTCAAGGGCGGCTACAGGCTGAACGGGCGCAAGGTCTTCATCAGCAACGGCAGCATCGCCCGGACGCATATCGTCATCATGGTGACCGACCGGAAGAAACCGGCCGAATCGATGTGGACGTTCAGGGTGGACAGCGGGACTCCGGGTTTTTCGATCGGCCGTGTTGAACGGAAGATGGGCCAGAAGGCCTGCCCGGCGGCAGAGCTTGTGTTCGAGGACTGCTTTGTTCCTGAGAAAAACCGGATCGGTGCCCGGCCGGTGGCGGGTCGTGGCGTTGACATGGTTCTGGGGGCGACCCGGGGCGCTGTCGGTGTGTTCGGAACCGGAGTCGCCCGCGGTGCCTATGAGCGGGCGCTGGCTTACGCCCGGACGCACAAAATCCACGGCCGGTGGCTGATCGACGAGCAGTGGGTACAGTTCCGGCTGACCGACATGCATCGCAACGTGATGATGGGCCGGGCGGCATACATCGAGGCAATGCTCTCGAACGAACTGTTCGGGCTTTCGTCGCTCATCTCTGCGGCGCCAGCGGCGCAGGAAATCATGAAGAAACTTCCCGGCGTGGTATTCGATAATCCGGTGACAAAGGCGTTTACCCATGACCCGCGAGTCCGGGCGGCTGTCTGGAAACGGATTTCCGGCATACCCGAGTGGCAGTCCTCGGCCGCGTGCGCGTATGGCGAGGCGTCCAAGGTGCTGGGCACGGACGTGGGAATGCTCAACTGCGGCATGGCGGTCGACATCATGGGTGCCGATGGCCTGCGGCACGACCGTGGAATGGAGAAGCTGTACCGGGACGCGAAGTTGCTCCAGATCTACGAGGGGACAAACCAGCTCAACAGGATCGAGATATACAAGCACGCGGCTAGCCGGGCGGCCTGAACAGTGAGGAGAGCGGCATCATGAGAACCGTCAGGAATGAAGACAGTCAGATGATCCAGTCGAGCGTGGCCCGGTTCGCGGAGCAGTCGGTCGTTCCGGGCATCGAGGATCTGAACCACTTTCCCGACCATCCGATGCCGGATGGCCTCGTTGAGGGACTGGACAGCCTCGGTCTGTTCGATCTGCTTCTCCATACGGAGATGGGAGGCGGTGGAGCCAGCATTGATACGCTGAATGTGGTGCTGGAGACGCTGGCCGAGAAGGTGGCCGCACCGGCGGGAATCCTGTTCGCACACAGCTTTGCACAGCATGCCGTTATCCAGTCCGGAAACATAAGGGCCGCAAACCGGCTGGTCCGCAAGAAGGGGAAGGCCGCTCCGGTGATCCTGGCGTATCCGGTGTTCTCCGAGATTGACAGCGCGGTGGTGACTGCCGGGCGGCAGGGGTCGGATCTTGTCCTGAGTGGCAAGCTGGAGTTTGTCGTCAATGCGCCGATCGCGTCTCTGCTGCTGGTGCCGGTCCGCGAGGAAGACAGCGGCCAGGTCTCGCTCTGTCTCCTTGATCTGGCCGCCGATGGCATCAGGGTAGGCGAGACACTCCTCACTTTGGGGCTGCGCGGTTGCCCGGCGGCCGATATCGAGTTTCGCGGACTTGTAATTCCGCCCTCTTCCGTTGTGACGTCCGGTGATGGCCTGGATCTCCTGAAAAAAACGGCCCGGAGTTTCCGGGGCCCCGCCGCCGCCATGGCTGCCGGGGTCGTCGCATGCTCGATCCACCGGGCCAGAACTTACGCCGAGGAACGGTACCAGGGTGGACGCAACATCATCGATTACCAGCAGGTCCGGGCAATGCTGGCCGACATGCTCAGCGACTATGCCACCTGCTGCGAAGCCGCCGACCGGCTCTCGAACGGCGGTCAGTTCACGGAAACGGAAAGCGCACTGATGTTCATCCGCGCCAAGGAGGGAGCGGCGCGGGCCACAATCGACGGCGTACAGCTTCTTGGCGGTTATGGATACATGGAAGATTACGGGCAGGAACGATGCATGCGGGATGCCAAGCAGATCCAGTTCCTGCTTGGACGCTGCGATCCGCTGCGGCAGGAGCTTGTCGGGGACTGGCTGGGGCGGGAAGGCGCGCTTTGATGACCTGACGCTGATACTGAAGGAGTCTTGCGATGGAAATACAGGACCGACTCGGAAACGCCCACTTCCCACCTACGCGCTTCGCGCAGTTCGTGGTCGACCCGGACCGGTGCAAGGCCTGCGGCAAGTGTGTCGCCACCTGCCCCGGGCAGATACTGGAACTGAGGGAAAAGCTCCCCGTGGATACATTCGCGGCGTCCGGGGGGCCGTTCGGATGTATCGGCTGCAATAACTGCTATGCGGTTTGCCCGGATGAGGCGATCGAGATACGCGGGCAGTACCGCGTGAAAAGCGGGTTTTACAAGACGCTGCTCAGGGAGCCGGCTCTGCCTAATCCGTTCCGTTCGGAAAAGGCGCCTGTGTTCGACAGCATCGCGGGCGATCTTACCGAGGTGGAGCGGGTGATCTACCGCCGCAGGAGCAACCGCCTTTTCTCGAAAAAGCCGGTGCCCGAGGAAACCCTGCACCGGGTGCTGGAGGCGGGCCGCTTCGCACCTTCGGGAGGAAACTGCCAGCCGTGGAGCTTCATCGTCATATCGGATCGTGACCTGCTCGACCGTATCGGCGAGCAGTGCAAGAAAAGTCTCAAGGCACTTCCGGCACTCTACAAGAACAGGAACGGCCGTCCGGAACCGGTCCGAAAGATCGGTATAAACCTGTTCAGCCGCATTGCCCCCAGTTTCTTTGAC
Above is a window of Deltaproteobacteria bacterium DNA encoding:
- a CDS encoding thiolase family protein, with the translated sequence MVARKAVSEKASKAVTPAVVPPVYIIGAGMLRFGKYQDRSIKDLAAEAVRTALKDAGLEKDRIEALWFANSGWGMNGGQDCIRGQVALRPSGVEDIPIVNVENACAGGATALNGAFLGIASGQYDVAMAVGAEKVFQPDRIKMFASFIGALDVENLESLIEQARSAGRETGLPPPPASVAAHPPRSLPDQLKGLAQKGRELPVLVRNLIVITDHYQIDLWKLVRQNVEARFRKGAGASSGGMDHSPFMDVYAMACRRHMKKYGSTQRQLAVIAAKNHSHSAVNPLAQIQKPMTVDQVMADKSIAWPLTRSMCAPIGDGAAAAIVCSGRFFRKLQDRQRAVRILASAIGSGRNRSEDEPDIGERLSRRAYAVAGIGPGDVNLAECHDATAFGELHQSEALGFCEEGKGGELAESGATRIGGRIPLNTSGGLESRGHPIAASGLAQIYEVVTQLRGEAGERQVEGARIGLTQNGGGALGVEEAAMGIHILERVAARR
- a CDS encoding AMP-binding protein, with protein sequence MSMQEAGLRESLELVQGRLRAAGMAGRALARTIAGEIREGTLAGTVRETIRSKRLAFAGESTYSELLEKRAAEDPDAVFLRFGNQQITRNSLNCHANGVANGLRDMGALAGENAAILCPNCPEYLYVFFGLQKLGMGAVPVNTALVGDGLTYVIDNSESKYLFVHEANLPQVMAIRDRLPRLKDIVIIPGNLRTAPELASAPRLMPRLDEFFASCCERPFEGYGANPDDVALILYTSGTTGLPKGVVYRYRDSNVKLMRLLANLLYSEKDILYTCLPLFHANALLLSTMQALNAGAQLALGTRFSASRFWREVAHYKATTFNTLGAMIPILLKQPPSEDDWRHRVNLVVSAACPADAWRPFERRFGVRLVEAYAAVDGGGFLTLNMGNAPVGSIGKPLGGARYRLLAEDGREAVPGEPGELVVSMSGKTSRKVEYFRNEDATRQKTRDGWLHTGDLLYRDRRGYLYFVGRNTDSMRRRGENVSAYEVESILSKHPDVLECAVFGVPSELGEHDIMAVVVPIEGRAPAPAEIRAFMTDKIARYALPRYIEIVPELPKTETHRVQKNVLKARGVTAATWDAEKAAA
- a CDS encoding acyl-CoA/acyl-ACP dehydrogenase, coding for MSSKTDRSGVPGHLGFDEMFPTLVYLRKYRPKAIAEIEEVFEKARRFRRLYIDPNALRIDRAVMNDPHYIARDLVRYTANDRFFTIMVPKMFGGVGYSFGAMMIGMEELAAGCLGIANLMGVHGLALSTVAATGDLGHMETICRELSESERSGDPALLSTAITEPSAGTDVEDIELLRKARLACEATPVKGGYRLNGRKVFISNGSIARTHIVIMVTDRKKPAESMWTFRVDSGTPGFSIGRVERKMGQKACPAAELVFEDCFVPEKNRIGARPVAGRGVDMVLGATRGAVGVFGTGVARGAYERALAYARTHKIHGRWLIDEQWVQFRLTDMHRNVMMGRAAYIEAMLSNELFGLSSLISAAPAAQEIMKKLPGVVFDNPVTKAFTHDPRVRAAVWKRISGIPEWQSSAACAYGEASKVLGTDVGMLNCGMAVDIMGADGLRHDRGMEKLYRDAKLLQIYEGTNQLNRIEIYKHAASRAA
- a CDS encoding acyl-CoA/acyl-ACP dehydrogenase; this encodes MRTVRNEDSQMIQSSVARFAEQSVVPGIEDLNHFPDHPMPDGLVEGLDSLGLFDLLLHTEMGGGGASIDTLNVVLETLAEKVAAPAGILFAHSFAQHAVIQSGNIRAANRLVRKKGKAAPVILAYPVFSEIDSAVVTAGRQGSDLVLSGKLEFVVNAPIASLLLVPVREEDSGQVSLCLLDLAADGIRVGETLLTLGLRGCPAADIEFRGLVIPPSSVVTSGDGLDLLKKTARSFRGPAAAMAAGVVACSIHRARTYAEERYQGGRNIIDYQQVRAMLADMLSDYATCCEAADRLSNGGQFTETESALMFIRAKEGAARATIDGVQLLGGYGYMEDYGQERCMRDAKQIQFLLGRCDPLRQELVGDWLGREGAL
- a CDS encoding nitroreductase family protein — protein: MEIQDRLGNAHFPPTRFAQFVVDPDRCKACGKCVATCPGQILELREKLPVDTFAASGGPFGCIGCNNCYAVCPDEAIEIRGQYRVKSGFYKTLLREPALPNPFRSEKAPVFDSIAGDLTEVERVIYRRRSNRLFSKKPVPEETLHRVLEAGRFAPSGGNCQPWSFIVISDRDLLDRIGEQCKKSLKALPALYKNRNGRPEPVRKIGINLFSRIAPSFFDQRVIAGSDTVANNEKWDTFLHAPSLIIVLADTRGIGDPMLDCSLAAHNMVLTAHSLGLGSCYVGFIKAVQFIPSLKRELGIEWPYKIITSIALGYPRTRTDKAVARERPPITWFPANRSGPITEE